From Nocardia sp. XZ_19_385, the proteins below share one genomic window:
- a CDS encoding KasA/KasB family beta-ketoacyl-ACP synthase, whose amino-acid sequence MQIPSTQRPFKSGGNFPDVVVTSLAATTSIAGDVDSTWKGLLNGESGIDVLEDSFIEQFGLPVRIGGHLKVAPSVGLTPGEARRLAYCEQMATVLGREVWRNAGSPEVDRNRLGVSIGTGLGGAEALIDQRDKMQNGGYRKVSPLTVQWIMPNGPASCVSLELGAGAGACTPVSACSSGSEAIANAWKMIVMGDADMVVTGGVEGSIQAVPIAAFTMMRAMSTRNDDPKAASRPFDMGRDGFVFGEAGAMMVIETEAHAKARGATIHARLLGAGVTSDGFHLVAPDPTGSGAARAITRALQTAGISKHDVNHINAHATATPIGDTAEANAISKAVGNGASVYAPKSALGHSIGAVGALESVLTVLSVRDSVVPPTLNLENQDPDVDLDIVKGQARPGRIDYAVNNSFGFGGHNVAITFGRY is encoded by the coding sequence ATGCAGATTCCGTCCACGCAGCGCCCATTCAAAAGCGGTGGCAACTTTCCCGATGTCGTCGTGACCAGCCTGGCCGCGACCACCTCCATTGCCGGCGATGTCGATTCGACCTGGAAGGGCCTGCTCAACGGTGAGAGCGGGATCGACGTGCTGGAAGACTCCTTCATCGAGCAGTTCGGGCTGCCGGTGCGGATCGGCGGGCACCTGAAGGTGGCGCCGTCGGTCGGCCTCACCCCGGGCGAGGCCCGGCGACTGGCCTACTGCGAGCAGATGGCAACGGTGCTCGGCCGTGAGGTGTGGCGCAACGCGGGCAGCCCCGAAGTGGACCGGAACCGGCTCGGCGTCTCGATCGGCACCGGCCTGGGCGGCGCCGAGGCGCTCATCGATCAGCGCGACAAAATGCAGAACGGCGGCTACCGCAAGGTCTCACCGCTGACCGTGCAGTGGATCATGCCCAACGGCCCGGCCTCCTGCGTGAGCCTGGAGCTGGGGGCCGGTGCCGGTGCGTGCACACCGGTGTCGGCGTGCTCGTCCGGCTCGGAGGCGATCGCCAACGCCTGGAAGATGATCGTGATGGGCGACGCCGACATGGTGGTCACCGGCGGTGTGGAGGGCTCCATCCAGGCGGTGCCGATCGCGGCGTTCACCATGATGCGCGCCATGAGCACCCGCAACGACGATCCCAAGGCGGCCTCGCGGCCCTTCGACATGGGCCGGGACGGGTTCGTTTTCGGTGAGGCCGGCGCCATGATGGTCATCGAGACCGAAGCGCACGCCAAGGCGCGCGGCGCGACGATCCACGCCCGCCTGCTCGGCGCGGGCGTCACCTCCGACGGATTCCATTTGGTCGCACCGGATCCCACAGGTTCGGGCGCGGCCCGCGCGATCACCCGCGCGCTGCAGACCGCGGGGATCAGCAAGCACGATGTGAATCACATCAACGCCCACGCCACCGCCACCCCGATCGGTGACACCGCGGAGGCGAACGCGATCAGCAAAGCCGTGGGCAACGGCGCTTCGGTCTATGCGCCCAAGTCGGCGCTCGGCCATTCCATCGGCGCGGTCGGCGCTTTGGAGTCGGTGCTGACCGTGCTCAGCGTCCGCGACAGCGTCGTCCCGCCCACGCTGAATCTCGAGAACCAGGACCCCGACGTGGATCTCGACATCGTCAAGGGGCAGGCCCGCCCCGGGCGCATCGACTACGCGGTGAACAACTCCTTCGGGTTCGGCGGTCACAACGTGGCCATCACCTTCGGGCGGTACTAG